The DNA segment AGAGGAAGGTGGACTTTGAGGACATTGAGCTCATGGTGCTCGCGGAGAAGCCCGCACATGTGCGGGGCTAACTATAACTACTTTGAGTTCCTATTTTTAACCGGTGAAACCATGCCCGTCATTGAGGTTGAGAACGTTAGGAAGTACTACGGCGAAGTTAGGGGCGTTGATGGGCTGAGCTTCTCCGTCGAAGAGGGCGAGATCTACGGCTTTTTGGGGCCGAACGGTGCCGGAAAGACGACCACCGTCAAAATCCTCGTGAAGATCATAAAGGACTACACCGGGGACGTCAGGGTTCTCGGGAAAGACCTCCGGGAGTGGGGTAAGGACTACTACAACAGAATCGGCGTCTCCTTCGAGTTTCCTGCCGTTTACTCCCGCCTAACTGCCCTCGAAAACCTTGAGTTCTTCGCGAGCTTTTACAAGAGACACCTCGACCCGATGGAAGCCCTCAAGATGGTGGAGCTCGACAAGGAAGCTGATCAGCTCGTTGCCGGCTTCTCCAAGGGCATGAAGAAAAAACTCGATCTGGCAAGGGCTCTGCTCCCGGATCCGGAAATCCTCTTCCTTGACGAGCCCCTCGAAGGCCTCGACCCGGCGAGCGCGAGGAGGATAAAGGATCTGCTCCTTGAGATGAGAGAGAATGGAAAGACGATTTTTCTCACCACGCACAACATGTACGTGGCCAATGAACTCTGTGACAGGGTTGCCTTCATCGTTGACGGCTCCGTTAGGCTCGTGGACAACCCGGGCGAGCTCAAGGTCAAAATGGGGAAGAGACTCGTGAAGGTCGAGTATGTGGCCAGCGGTGATGTGAGGACCGCCGAGTTCCCGCTCGAGGGCATAGGCCGTAACGAGGAGTTCCTGAACATCTTGAGGAACTACGATGTGAGAAGGGTCAACACGGAGGAGCCGACCCTGGAGGAGATATTCCTCAAAGTGACCGGGAGGAGGCTCGTATGATAGGCGAGCTGGTGAAGCTCGACTTAAAGGTCGGAACGAGGGGCTACGTCTACCCGATATACCTGCTGGTGGCTTTAGCCTACGGTCTCATGGTCATGGCGTTTCCTGAGGGGTATCATTCACTTGTGGTTCCCATATTCCTCCTCCTGGAACCGGGTCTAGTTGGCTTCATGTTCGTCGGCACAGTCATCTTCGCGGAGAAGAAGGATGGAACGATAGGCGCCTTGGCAGTCACACCGCTCGACTGGAGGAGCTACATCCTCGCCAAAACGCTCCTCATGGCGCTGGTTTCCCTCCTCGCGGGGGCGCTTATATTTGTCCTTGGAACCCGCTCCCTTGACGGGCTGCCCTACGTCCTGGCCGGCACGTTGCTGGTTTCAGCCGTTTATACCCTCCTAGGAATCGCGGTCTCCGCCAAATACCGCGACCTGGACGACTATTTCGTCCCCCTCCTCGGGGTCATGGCCCTTTCCCTTCTCCCCTTTGCCCACTACCACAGCTATTTAACGGGCGAGATATGGAAGGTTCTCTATGCCGTCCCCAGTTATCCTGCCATCTACTTCTTCAGCGCCCCCTTCGGAGGGGTTTCGGCGGAAAACCTCCTGTGGTCGGCGCTTGGTCTGATGGTGTGGGGTGTCGTGGCGTATTACCTCGCAAGGGTTCGCTTTTACAGGTACGCGGTGGAGGGATTGAGATGAGCTTTGTGCGAAAATTCGCTGCCATATACAGGACCGACCTCAAACTGCTCCGCAGGGACCCGATGCTCCTCTACAGCGTTGCCATGACGCTGATTCTGCTCTTCGTCGTCCGCTACTTCAAAGACCGCATGGGGGAGCTCTACTACGGGATAGCTCTCTTCGTCCTGATATTCCTTCCCATGATATTCGGCATGATTCCGGGCTTCATGATGGCCGACGAGAAGGAGGAGAAGACGGTTCAGGCTTTACAGGTCATACCGATTTCCAGCGAGGCGTTTCTGGTTTACCGTCTTACATGGGCTTCGCTGGTGACTGCGGTCTTTGCGGTAATAGCACCGGGCATCCTGGGCCTGGAGATTTCCTGGAAGGGAGTTCTGGCTCTGGTGGTTCTCTTCCTGCTGGAGGTCTGGATTTACGGATTAATCATCACCGTCTTCGCCGACTCACGGATGCAGGCACTTACGGTCTCCAAGGTCATCGGCTGGCTCCTGATCCTGCCGGTGGCGATAAAGCTCGTTGTCCTCTGGAGGGATCTCTCAACGGACTGGAGCAAGCTTACAGCCTTCCTGCCAACGTACTGGACGTACAGGGTCTTCGAGGGCATAGCCTTGGCCGATTACGGTGACTTTCCGGTGGCGGTGGTTGTTCACTTAGCGTGGCTCGTTCCGCTCGTGGTGCTGTTTAGAAGGAGAGTGCTTTGAGATGTTGATGAACATTTATGTTCGTTAATTTACTCTCCCTTATTTTCACTCAGGCGGTTAGCAAAATTACCGTTAGAATTACATAAACCTACGAAAAAAAAGCAGAAATAGTTACTAATAGTAAAAGGAAAAATTTATAAGCATTAATGTCCCAATATGATACGTGGATTTTGGTTAGGTGATCAGGATGGTGTCAAAAAGAATCATCGGGGCATTGTTTGTGGCATTTTTGTTGAGTGGAACAATGGGGATATACTTGGCAAACGCCCTTCAGCCGCCCGCCCTCCAAATTGTACTGGTTGACGAGAAGGGAAGACCCCTCACAGAAATATCAAAGAACGTTGAGGTTCAGGTTCAGATAGATGCGTTAGTTCCCACCCAAGAAGTATACAGGACAATTTTCTTGGGAAGCCTAGAAAAACCCGGTCTGCTGAAGTTCTGGGATTCGGGAAATACGGTCAAAATACCTCTCTCCGATGAAAAGCTTCAGTCTGTTCTCAACGAGTGGGGAAAAGATTACCCAACTGGGATTGGCTCTTCACTGATGATTTCTGTCTGGGTTCTGGATCATGAAAACGAGAAGCTGTACAGAGGCTTTGCGGTGGTTAACTACAACACCGCCAACGTTGCTAAGGGATTCACGAAGACAGTGAAAATTGACATACACAGATTGCCTTCATCTCCCCTTGAAGCTGCTACGAAAAGTGGTGAGGTAGCACCCTTGGGGTCCAACAGACAGTTCTATTACTGGAAGACCGACTGGGGCCTCTCGTGGAGACCTTCGGACTACATCGAAGTGCCTGCTCTGATCATGGACAACAAGGATTCTTATTCTGGAGTTGTCACTGCAAGCGTAAACATTGTGACTGACTATTATACCAGATTTGGACTTACGATAGCCTACGGCTACAAAATCTCAGAAAAGGATACCCCAAGTTTAGACATATATGGAAATGACTTCTACACCATTG comes from the Thermococcus celericrescens genome and includes:
- a CDS encoding ABC transporter ATP-binding protein translates to MPVIEVENVRKYYGEVRGVDGLSFSVEEGEIYGFLGPNGAGKTTTVKILVKIIKDYTGDVRVLGKDLREWGKDYYNRIGVSFEFPAVYSRLTALENLEFFASFYKRHLDPMEALKMVELDKEADQLVAGFSKGMKKKLDLARALLPDPEILFLDEPLEGLDPASARRIKDLLLEMRENGKTIFLTTHNMYVANELCDRVAFIVDGSVRLVDNPGELKVKMGKRLVKVEYVASGDVRTAEFPLEGIGRNEEFLNILRNYDVRRVNTEEPTLEEIFLKVTGRRLV
- a CDS encoding fluoroquinolone export ABC transporter permease subunit; amino-acid sequence: MIGELVKLDLKVGTRGYVYPIYLLVALAYGLMVMAFPEGYHSLVVPIFLLLEPGLVGFMFVGTVIFAEKKDGTIGALAVTPLDWRSYILAKTLLMALVSLLAGALIFVLGTRSLDGLPYVLAGTLLVSAVYTLLGIAVSAKYRDLDDYFVPLLGVMALSLLPFAHYHSYLTGEIWKVLYAVPSYPAIYFFSAPFGGVSAENLLWSALGLMVWGVVAYYLARVRFYRYAVEGLR
- a CDS encoding ABC transporter permease, giving the protein MSFVRKFAAIYRTDLKLLRRDPMLLYSVAMTLILLFVVRYFKDRMGELYYGIALFVLIFLPMIFGMIPGFMMADEKEEKTVQALQVIPISSEAFLVYRLTWASLVTAVFAVIAPGILGLEISWKGVLALVVLFLLEVWIYGLIITVFADSRMQALTVSKVIGWLLILPVAIKLVVLWRDLSTDWSKLTAFLPTYWTYRVFEGIALADYGDFPVAVVVHLAWLVPLVVLFRRRVL